The nucleotide window AAATAGATGTTTTACTTATTGGAccaaacttaaatataattccATAAATgctttttgtgttgttttctaataaaaattggAGTTTTATATGCACAATAAAAGTTTGCATTAAAGAATTATATAGATTATTGTGATAAATTTTCAATTCTGATTGAAAAGCAGTATTAAAATATCTAAGAAATTGTCCTGACTTATTAGTGTTATGATTTTCGTAAAGTAACACTAGGATGTTTGGTTTCTCAGGAGAGGGTAAAAATCCCGGATGATAAGATGGTGTATTACGAGAACCTTGCGGAGATGTACGTGGGCGATGATGTTTCTCCAGATTTCTACGGGTGGGTGTTTCCAAAATGTGACCATGTGGCTGTAGGCACTGGAACTGTGACACACAAGGGGGACATCAAGAAGTTCCAACTAGCAACAAGGAAAAGAGCAGAGGACAAGATTTTGGGAGGCAAGATCATCCGAGTGGAGGCTCACCCTATCCCGGAACATCCTCGGCCACGAAGGTTGTTGGGGAGAGTGGCGCTGGTTGGCGACGCTGCTGGCTACGTAACCAAATGCTCCGGAGAGGGGATCTATTTTGCAGCCAAGAGTGGGAGGATGTGTGCAGAGGCAATTGTTGAAGGTTCTGAGAATGGGAAAAGGATGGTGGAAGAAGGGGACTTGAGGAAGTACTTGGAGAAGTGGGACAAGACTTATTGGCCAACTTACAAGGTCTTGGATATTCTTCAGAAGGTGTTTTATAGGTCCAACCCTGCAAGGGAAGCGTTTGTGGAGATGTGTGCTGATGAGTATGTGCAGAAGATGACCTTTGATAGCTACTTGTACAAGACAGTGGTGCCTGGAAATCCATTGGAGGATCTGAAATTGGCCATTAACACCATTGGGAGCTTAGTGAGGGCCAATGCCATAAGGAGGGAGATGAACAAACTTAACGTATGACAATAATAGTCATTATCATATTTATCATTCATTTTTGCTTTGTGTTTTTCCTAGTGGACATGATCTCCTTATAATTAAGTGATAATTAACTATATATGTGTAAGAAAAAGGATTGAATTTCATGCAATCCCATAACCGGTATTTGTACCTTTTATCTGCAATGATGTAAAATGCTAGAGTACTAGCAAAGATTTACTTCTCAGTTCTCACACATTGGCCATAGGTTATGTCAGCTAGATTTAAAGATTTAGGCTCTCAAGTGGTGCTGTTAGTGACTCATTTAGTGGCTTAAGctattccaaattgaaaatatacGTGTAAAATATGTTGCTATATATCCATGCCAATGATGAAATGACAACTATAACAGCCTTCTTAGTCTGGTTTTCTGAATTTTATATGCTTAAGATTAAGAATGAGCGGCCTTTACTACCTCTTGGTTGTATTGAAGGGCAAAGTTCGTGCGCTAGTACGTAATATTTCGAATATTTGGTACCATTGACCGtgcaatgcatttttttttctttttcttctttctttttttcctaagaTTAGTTAAGCATagcttaaaatattattaaaataacacGCATAACTTAAAAAAACAGATATCACACTATGATGTAAGTAGAGGGAATGTCAAATTAAGCTGAATCAGTTTCTTTTTTCAGAGGTTCAGTAACCAATCAAATTTCAGACATTTGCTTATTTCATACCAAAAAgccattatatttttaataatcttatagatatttttaaaatgttaaatacaaataataagaatgttgaaaattaatttccattttatgatataataaaatcaaatatatgcatataataaattataaatttaattaaaatatcaactactattgtttttctaattaacaATTATCATCATATTTTATGCCTTGAAATTTACTCTTCTTATTTTAGGAGAGTGAAATCCGAATCTCactatgaaaaatataaatttcaaacaTAATGGTATTATTAATGGAAAACTTAATCTAATCTAACCAGAAATACGGTATTATTACGAACGTGAACATCTACCCGGAGTCTAATAATgggtttttaaacttttttttgacATTTGGAGTGTAATAatgttaaaaaggaaaaaacaaggagaagaaatgtaaataataaatatttttacaaaagagaaaaatagtaaaataagaaGAGTGAGGATGTGGCAGTAGAGTGAAGAAAGCATTTTGAGAGTagattcttttttctctttagcGTTTGGTAAGGGTGCCTATATTTATTCTGCATTCGTCCTCGATCCTTAGGCGGAGATTTCAAACACAACTTCGCTTATTAAATCTCTTCTTCCAATTCCTTCTTTCATTCATTCCCAGGTacgttttctcttttctctcgcCCAGATCTCATTCCAGATCTCCCCTTTTCTCATTTCAATTTCCCTGTATTCCATTATCAATGTTGcaattttcattcaaaattacGCTCTCATTAACTAATCTTAAAACCATGTGATTTGATTGCAAATAATCTGTTAGGTCTTCCATAGCAAAATAAACCCTACACTTTCTTATATTTCCCGTGTGCT belongs to Glycine soja cultivar W05 chromosome 5, ASM419377v2, whole genome shotgun sequence and includes:
- the LOC114411854 gene encoding geranylgeranyl diphosphate reductase, chloroplastic-like; the protein is MNSIAFKSFVGLRQSSPEAPHFAAQPRPATPHRKFRVLAGKFSPKLNGRNLRVAVVGGGPAGGAAAETLAKGGVETFLIERKMDNCKPCGGAIPLCMVGEFDLPLDIIDRRVTKMKMISPSNVAVDIGRTLKPHEYIGMVRREVLDAYLRDRAKEYGANVINGLFLKMDIPKDKNSPYVLHYSSYDGKTNGAGEKRTLEVDAVIGADGANSRVAKSIDAGDYEYAIAFQERVKIPDDKMVYYENLAEMYVGDDVSPDFYGWVFPKCDHVAVGTGTVTHKGDIKKFQLATRKRAEDKILGGKIIRVEAHPIPEHPRPRRLLGRVALVGDAAGYVTKCSGEGIYFAAKSGRMCAEAIVEGSENGKRMVEEGDLRKYLEKWDKTYWPTYKVLDILQKVFYRSNPAREAFVEMCADEYVQKMTFDSYLYKTVVPGNPLEDLKLAINTIGSLVRANAIRREMNKLNV